A genomic region of Pseudomonas sp. RSB 5.4 contains the following coding sequences:
- the can gene encoding carbonate dehydratase, whose translation MHDLQDLIDNNERWADAITKEDPDFFAKLARQQTPEYLWIGCSDARVPANEIVGMLPGDLFVHRNVANVVLHTDLNCLSVIQYAVDVLKVKHILVTGHYGCGGVRASMQDRQFGLIDGWLRSIRDLYYEKREELAKLPTEEEQVDRLCELNVVQQVANVAHTSIIQNAWHRGQSLSIHGCIYGIKDGRWKSLNTTISGFEQLPPQYRLRPVGAL comes from the coding sequence ATGCACGACTTACAAGACCTGATTGATAACAACGAGCGCTGGGCTGACGCGATCACCAAGGAAGACCCGGATTTCTTCGCCAAGCTGGCGCGCCAGCAGACCCCGGAATATCTGTGGATCGGCTGCTCCGACGCACGGGTGCCGGCCAACGAGATCGTCGGCATGCTGCCGGGCGATCTGTTCGTCCACCGTAACGTCGCTAACGTGGTGCTGCACACCGACCTCAATTGCCTGTCGGTGATTCAGTACGCGGTCGACGTGCTCAAGGTCAAACATATCCTCGTTACCGGCCACTATGGCTGCGGCGGTGTGCGCGCGTCGATGCAGGATCGCCAGTTCGGCCTGATCGATGGCTGGCTGCGCTCGATCCGTGACCTGTATTACGAAAAACGTGAAGAACTGGCCAAGCTGCCGACCGAGGAAGAGCAGGTCGACCGCCTCTGCGAGCTCAACGTCGTCCAGCAAGTGGCCAACGTCGCCCACACCAGCATCATCCAGAACGCCTGGCATCGCGGCCAGAGCCTGTCGATTCACGGTTGCATCTACGGCATCAAGGACGGTCGCTGGAAAAGCCTGAACACCACCATCAGCGGTTTCGAGCAACTGCCGCCGCAATATCGTCTGCGTCCGGTCGGCGCGTTGTAA
- a CDS encoding J domain-containing protein yields MDCWSFLHLPDDADVRDIKRSYARLLKTFRPDEDPEGFQRLREAYERALAIAQWRLENAEQEDEQDADVAVATASSAFAALALDNALANSSRQTQNQAWDFATLEVSPVIPAAPEPFVPPSKDDALLVEPLAADAGANAEGLETHAAWQLLEDLSPDNLSERWEQAQQQGCAKAFERLLLQLCFEHPQLRGPVLHWAVEQLGWLGPWQEVLMNDRQRDMLAESLMSDYRNALQALLESQSEREFLNLLKHYSGQPWLQVFDRREQWQQNLLHLLNEHEWSVPLFDRIGQLFGWDHTKGLHPQPDWLWEKLIERCNQESFYDNLRAKAESDRTWAADVQAAHLLINPLKPMQQKKIIDGFGQNEWQACHDLSEKLKWRFPELLARLPYADVFYWRRFLPRPIADETWVRVWTAIALALFLFYLASPQKDAATLAFIPLGLACVPVWFFRFALSWWVVLTSHVIVADLWLTEGLIPRRWNPDTRWLVIRHGLPQVVMVLLFSLLLGPLGALTYVGVILIGLVHKRRIGSLDPQLSNNHPWLTALHWAHFSPLQLLFLVVMTAITAASRLGYSLHSLMPG; encoded by the coding sequence ATGGATTGCTGGTCCTTCCTGCATTTGCCCGATGACGCTGACGTCCGCGATATCAAGCGCAGTTATGCACGCCTGCTGAAAACCTTCAGGCCCGATGAAGATCCCGAAGGCTTCCAGCGCTTGCGCGAAGCCTACGAACGCGCGCTGGCGATTGCCCAATGGCGCCTGGAAAACGCCGAACAGGAAGACGAGCAGGACGCCGACGTCGCTGTCGCCACGGCGTCCAGCGCGTTTGCTGCGTTGGCGCTCGATAATGCGCTGGCCAACAGCTCCCGCCAGACGCAAAACCAGGCGTGGGATTTCGCCACTCTGGAGGTTTCGCCCGTCATTCCGGCAGCCCCGGAGCCGTTTGTGCCGCCATCGAAGGACGACGCCCTGCTTGTCGAGCCGCTGGCGGCGGACGCGGGCGCCAACGCGGAGGGTCTTGAAACGCACGCCGCATGGCAGTTGCTTGAAGATCTGTCGCCCGACAACCTCAGCGAGCGCTGGGAGCAGGCGCAACAACAAGGCTGCGCCAAGGCATTCGAAAGGCTGTTGCTGCAATTATGTTTTGAGCATCCACAACTGCGCGGCCCGGTACTGCACTGGGCCGTCGAGCAGTTGGGATGGCTGGGCCCCTGGCAAGAAGTGCTGATGAACGATCGCCAGCGCGACATGCTCGCCGAGAGCCTGATGTCCGACTATCGAAACGCCTTGCAGGCGCTGCTCGAAAGCCAGAGCGAGCGCGAATTCCTCAACTTGCTCAAACACTACAGCGGCCAGCCGTGGCTCCAGGTATTCGATCGCCGCGAGCAATGGCAACAAAATCTGCTGCATCTGCTCAATGAACATGAGTGGAGCGTGCCGCTGTTCGACCGTATCGGCCAATTGTTCGGCTGGGATCACACCAAAGGTCTGCACCCGCAACCGGACTGGCTTTGGGAAAAATTGATCGAACGCTGCAATCAGGAAAGTTTCTACGACAACCTGCGGGCCAAGGCTGAAAGCGATCGTACGTGGGCGGCCGATGTGCAGGCAGCGCATCTGTTGATCAACCCGCTCAAACCGATGCAGCAGAAGAAGATCATCGACGGCTTTGGTCAGAATGAATGGCAGGCGTGCCACGATCTGTCGGAAAAGCTCAAATGGCGCTTCCCGGAGCTGCTCGCGCGATTGCCCTACGCCGACGTTTTTTACTGGCGGCGGTTTTTGCCACGGCCCATCGCCGACGAAACCTGGGTGCGGGTCTGGACGGCCATTGCCTTGGCGCTGTTCCTGTTCTATCTGGCTTCGCCACAAAAAGATGCGGCAACCCTGGCCTTCATTCCGCTGGGGTTAGCGTGTGTGCCGGTGTGGTTTTTTCGTTTTGCGCTGAGTTGGTGGGTGGTGCTGACGTCTCACGTGATCGTTGCGGATCTTTGGCTCACCGAAGGGCTGATTCCGCGCCGATGGAACCCTGACACCCGCTGGCTGGTAATACGCCACGGGCTACCGCAGGTGGTCATGGTGCTGCTGTTTTCGCTGCTGCTCGGGCCACTGGGCGCGCTCACTTACGTGGGCGTGATCCTGATCGGACTGGTGCACAAACGACGAATCGGCTCGCTCGACCCGCAGCTGAGCAATAACCACCCCTGGCTGACCGCGCTGCACTGGGCGCACTTCAGTCCGCTGCAACTGCTGTTTCTGGTGGTGATGACCGCGATAACGGCGGCCAGCAGGCTCGGCTATTCCTTGCACTCGCTGATGCCCGGCTAG
- the acpA gene encoding acid phosphatase: MKDETDGTDAPESDNPTDTSRRRFLGGVAVLGVGATLAGCGNASDQPGKPVERPLTPTELDKALRDQVKTVVVIYAENRSFNNLFGDFPGVEKPLSALKPADYQQRDRDGSLLQTLPPVWGGVLQIGPQTLDGVTYPSATQFQENLPNAPFALKGPNAEDLPFGLVTRDLWHVFYQNQMQINGGKNDGFVAWADSGGLTMGHYAQSRYSLRLWDVAQEFVLCDNFFQGAFGGSFLNHQYLISATAPFYPDVANSVAKSQIAALQSDDPTDPRLKPLEQSPASAMTGPPQFGPSALTPDGFGVNTLAPPYWPTWIRDPERPEYSKADLPNVMVPQTHEHIGDKLSKNNVDWAWYAGAWQATLEQYKDSGGIPKIPNFQYHHQPFNYFKQQGPENPQERNKRLRDAGLGDESSTNKFFADAEAGKLPAVTFYKPQGNLNMHAGYADVASGDRHIVRALKVLRESPQWKNMVVIVTVDENGGWWDHVAPPKGDRWGPGSRVPALVVSPFARKGTVDHTVYDTASILRLITRVFQLETLDGLKQRDEAMIARGQKPMGDLTNALHFQV; this comes from the coding sequence ATGAAAGACGAGACAGACGGCACTGACGCACCTGAATCCGACAACCCCACCGACACCAGTCGCCGCCGCTTTCTCGGCGGTGTCGCCGTCCTCGGCGTGGGCGCGACCCTGGCCGGCTGCGGCAACGCCAGCGATCAACCGGGTAAACCAGTCGAGCGCCCGCTGACCCCGACCGAGCTGGACAAGGCCCTGCGCGATCAGGTGAAAACCGTGGTGGTGATCTACGCCGAGAACCGCAGCTTCAACAACCTGTTCGGTGATTTCCCCGGTGTCGAGAAACCGCTGTCGGCGCTCAAGCCTGCCGATTACCAGCAACGTGACCGCGACGGCAGCCTGCTGCAGACGCTGCCGCCAGTCTGGGGTGGCGTGCTGCAGATCGGCCCGCAAACGCTTGATGGCGTGACCTACCCCAGCGCCACGCAGTTTCAGGAAAACCTGCCCAACGCGCCTTTCGCCCTCAAGGGCCCGAATGCCGAAGACTTGCCGTTCGGTCTGGTGACCCGCGATTTGTGGCACGTGTTCTATCAGAACCAGATGCAGATCAATGGCGGCAAGAACGATGGTTTTGTCGCCTGGGCCGATTCCGGTGGTTTGACCATGGGGCACTACGCCCAGAGCCGCTACTCGCTGCGCCTGTGGGATGTGGCGCAGGAATTCGTGCTGTGCGACAACTTCTTCCAGGGTGCCTTCGGCGGCTCGTTCCTCAACCACCAGTACCTGATCAGCGCCACCGCGCCGTTCTATCCGGACGTCGCCAATTCGGTGGCCAAGTCACAGATTGCCGCCCTGCAAAGCGATGATCCGACTGACCCGCGCCTCAAGCCACTGGAACAGTCACCCGCCAGCGCCATGACCGGCCCGCCGCAGTTCGGCCCGAGTGCGCTGACCCCGGACGGCTTCGGCGTCAACACTCTCGCTCCGCCGTACTGGCCGACGTGGATTCGCGACCCGGAACGTCCGGAATATTCCAAGGCCGATCTGCCCAACGTAATGGTGCCGCAGACCCACGAGCACATTGGCGACAAGCTGTCGAAGAATAACGTCGACTGGGCCTGGTACGCCGGCGCCTGGCAGGCGACGCTGGAGCAGTACAAGGATTCGGGCGGCATTCCGAAGATCCCCAACTTCCAGTATCACCACCAGCCGTTCAACTACTTCAAGCAGCAAGGCCCGGAAAACCCGCAAGAGCGCAACAAACGCCTGCGCGATGCCGGCCTGGGCGATGAATCAAGCACCAACAAGTTCTTCGCCGATGCCGAGGCCGGCAAGTTGCCGGCGGTGACGTTCTACAAGCCCCAGGGCAACCTGAACATGCACGCCGGTTATGCCGACGTCGCCTCCGGTGACCGGCACATCGTGCGCGCCCTGAAGGTGCTGCGCGAAAGCCCGCAGTGGAAAAACATGGTGGTGATCGTCACCGTCGATGAAAACGGCGGCTGGTGGGACCACGTGGCACCACCCAAGGGTGATCGCTGGGGCCCGGGGTCGCGGGTGCCGGCGCTGGTGGTATCGCCATTCGCCCGCAAAGGCACGGTGGATCACACGGTCTACGACACGGCGTCGATCCTGCGCCTGATCACCCGAGTGTTCCAACTGGAAACCCTCGACGGCCTCAAGCAGCGCGATGAAGCGATGATCGCTCGCGGCCAGAAACCCATGGGCGATCTGACCAACGCCCTGCATTTTCAGGTCTGA
- a CDS encoding lysine methyltransferase, with amino-acid sequence MNNQAQQHHIPRDAPGIYPFAGLPVRLGFPSTADFEIVQDAHGRAAVVARREFLRITRMCRISGQLLPYRCRQTRQLLSGIHIYDPRFCGLLEHACDPNVFLDMSELWLWALRDIQPGERLSIDFATTEDRLVQQFPCTCGSSRCRGWITGYDEPPSIEGQHFLQCWRDAH; translated from the coding sequence ATGAACAACCAGGCACAGCAGCACCACATCCCCCGCGACGCACCCGGTATCTACCCGTTTGCCGGGTTGCCGGTACGTCTGGGATTCCCGTCGACTGCCGATTTCGAAATCGTTCAGGACGCACATGGCCGCGCTGCCGTTGTGGCGCGTCGGGAGTTCCTGCGCATTACCCGAATGTGCCGGATTTCCGGGCAACTGCTGCCCTATCGCTGTCGCCAGACCCGTCAGTTGCTGAGCGGCATCCATATCTACGACCCGCGCTTTTGCGGGTTGCTCGAACATGCCTGCGATCCGAATGTGTTTCTGGACATGAGTGAGCTGTGGCTGTGGGCGCTGCGCGACATTCAGCCGGGTGAACGCCTGTCCATCGACTTCGCCACCACTGAAGACCGCCTGGTACAGCAGTTCCCCTGCACCTGCGGCTCTTCACGCTGCCGAGGGTGGATCACCGGTTACGATGAACCACCCAGTATCGAAGGCCAGCACTTTTTGCAGTGCTGGCGAGATGCGCACTGA